CCAGCAGGCGCTCGAAATCGTTGATCTGCGCATAACGGCGCTTGGCCTCGGCCTTGTCGATCCAGCCTTCGACTACGGGCACCAGCACGTCTTCGTAGTGGCTGCGGTTCCACACCGCGATTTCGCCCGTGCGCGGCACTACTGCGTGGCAGCGCCAGAGGTAGTCGTGCGCGCGTTCGTCGTCGCTGGGCGCCTTGAAGGCGGTGACACGAACGCCGAGCGGCGAGGTGCGCGAAAAAACCCAGCGCACGGTCCCGTCCTTGCCGCTGGTGTCCATGCCTTGCAGCACCAGCAGGAGCTTGCGGCGGCCTTCGGCATGCAGCAGGTCCTGCATTTCGTCGAGTTCGGCCGCCAGGGCGTCGATCTCGGCGACTTGCGCGGCTTCGTTGCCCTCCAGGAAGGGCGTGTCGCCGGGGCTCACCTGCGCGAGTTTGAACTTGCTGTCGACGCGGTATTTCTTGAGGCTGGCCATGACCCGGGACTCCGTGCAAAAGACACGCAGCGTACGCGATCAGGGGCGTCAATGATCGGCAATCAGCGGTCGGTGTCGTCCGGGTCGATGGAAGCGCTCCAGCGGTTGTCCCAGTCGGCATGGCGCGCCGCGCCGTCGAGTTCGCGGCGGTCGCGCTTGGTCGGCCGACCTTGCTCGATGGCCAGTGCCGGCTCGCTGCCCATGCGGCGCTGTTCGCGCGCGGCGGCCTGCGCGGCGATGCTCTCTGGCGTTTCTTCGTAGAGCTGCTGTGCGATGGGAGCGGGACCGCGCTGGCCGCTCAGGCCGCGCACCGTGACTGTCCGTGTCAACGCACCGAGGCGGATGGCGACGGTATCGCCCGCCTTGACCTCGCGGGAGGCCTTGGCGACATCGCCGTTCACCTGCACCCGGTTCTTGCCGATTT
The Variovorax paradoxus genome window above contains:
- a CDS encoding PPK2 family polyphosphate kinase; translation: MASLKKYRVDSKFKLAQVSPGDTPFLEGNEAAQVAEIDALAAELDEMQDLLHAEGRRKLLLVLQGMDTSGKDGTVRWVFSRTSPLGVRVTAFKAPSDDERAHDYLWRCHAVVPRTGEIAVWNRSHYEDVLVPVVEGWIDKAEAKRRYAQINDFERLLVETGTVVVKCMLHIDKDEQRERLQARIDTPGKQWKFSMGDLEVRTKWNAYQEAYDKALRATSTDHAPWYAIPANHKRHRNLMIAQLLMKTLRQMKLKAPPADPALKGMIIK
- a CDS encoding RNA-binding S4 domain-containing protein is translated as MDRLRIDKWLWAARFFKTRSLAADEIGKNRVQVNGDVAKASREVKAGDTVAIRLGALTRTVTVRGLSGQRGPAPIAQQLYEETPESIAAQAAAREQRRMGSEPALAIEQGRPTKRDRRELDGAARHADWDNRWSASIDPDDTDR